ACGGACAACGTATCCCTACTGTGCTTGACGCAATGAGGGATAGCGATACCGTTCTACTTGAAAACATTGTAAAAGTCGCCGACAACGGGGTAATTTGCGTCGAGGCAGGCGGGCCTGTTCCCGGTACGGGTTGCGCAGGCAGAGGTATAATTGCAGCTTTTGAGCAACTTCAAGCCTTATCCGCTTACGAAGTCTACAAGCCCGACTTTATATTATACGACGTTTTGGGCGACGTAGTTTGCGGTGGTTTTGCAATGCCAATACGAAACGGCTTTGCCGACGAAGTTTATATAGTAACTTCGGGCGAAATGATGTCGCTTTACGCAGCAAATAATATTGCAAACGCAGTAAAGAACTTTGGCAAATATGGTTACGCTATGCTTAAAGGCGTAATTTTAAATTGCAAAAATGTCGAGGACGAATATGAGCTTACCAAGAAGGCTTGCGACGAGATGGAGACTACGATAGTTTACACCGTCCCTAGAAGTAGCGCAGTGCAAAGCGCCGAGAATCAACATAAAACCGTAATTGAAGCTTTCCCGGATAGCGAGATGTATAATACATATATAGGTCTTGCAAAGAAACTTATTTAATATGGATATAATTACTTATAATTCAAAAAAACTTAAAAAAGAGGCAATTTTGTCCTCAAACGCTATGGACGTAGGGTGTCACTGTCCTATGGACTACGTGCTTGAAGAAGCGCTTAATTTTGATATGCTTGATACTTTAATAGTAGGCATAGGCGAATGCGCATTCTATTCTAAGCTAATTACTAGCGAATACGGGCAACAACATTGGAGTTATCGGCTTGCCGACAACGACCTAGTTTTTGGTTGCGAGAAGCAAATTAAGCAATGCGTAACCGAGATGCTTGCAAATACCAGTAACGACTTGCTTATTCTTGTAACTTGTATTCCCAACATAGCCAACCTTGACATAGAAGGCTATATTAGGGAGCTTAATCAAGATAAGCGAATTTATATTCTAGCAACTCCGCATTTCAAGGGTTTTTCGCCATTTGACAGCATACTTGACTTGTATAGTCTTTTGCTATCAAGACAAGTTAGAACAAGTACCAGAGATGCCGTTGCTGTTTGGGGCGAAAACAAATCAATAGTATGTAAATTTAAACAAGAACATATCGTTGGTCAAACTACGATAGCTAGGCTGGGCGAATTACTGGAATGTCAACGCCACATAGTCTTTGAAAGGCGTTATTTAAGAGGGGTTAAAGATTACTGCGACAAATATAACTTACCTTTATACAATTTTGTAGGGTTAGAAGTCGCCGATGTATACTCAACCTATTATAAGGAATTAGGCGTTAAAGATGTTAGCGCAAAGGCTCGTCAACTTGAAGAACAAATTAAACTTAAACCTAAAAAAGTAGCTATTAAGGCTCGTCACGGCGTAGAAATTGCTAAATATCTTGCAAATTTCGGCATTAAAACTACTTTGCTTATTGTTGACGACTTCAACGTTTCAAATTATGAAAAAATTAGCAGTTACGATAATGACATTATGATAGTAAAAGATTATAGCGTTAAATTTGAGCAAATCAAGAATTGCGAATATGACGCAGAGCTTGACTTTACTAAGGTCGAAGAAGAACTTTTCAATAAATACGGTTGCGAATTGACAAGTTCGCTTTGCGAATTTGCGCTAGAAACGCTTTAAAAGGAGAGAATAATGCCAGTTGAAAAATATATTTCACCAATAACCGCTCGTATGGCGGTGTATGAAAACTTAATTAATCTTGTCAACTGCGCCGTAGTCGATTATAGCACAATGGGACACGGACTGTATAACTATGGCTATATCCCCAGACTTACAAGCAGTTGCGCTAGCATTAAAGCGTTTATGACGCATATTAGCGAAACCGATATTATTTTAGGTAGCACAAAAAAACTTTATTCCGCTATTGACGAGTTAACAAAAAACTATAATTTCGACGCTATATTTATTATGCCTTCGGCGATTGCAAGCGTAATCGGGTTTGACCTTGCAGGCGTTGCAAGAGATTTATCGGCTAAATTTAATAAGATTATTATATCCTTTGACGTAGGTTTAAGCCTTGACTATTATCAAGGCAACCAAGTAGCTAGTTTAAAACTAATCGAACAATTCTCCAAGCCTTCTTGTGATAAGAAGAAAAATTATTACAATTTGTTAGGCGGTTTTGTCAACGAATTTAACTACGAAGCCGATACAAGGGAAATAGTCGACTTGTTACATAACGCATTATTTCTTGAACCAAATTTTGTATATAACGGCGAAAATACTATTGAAAACTTTTCAAATATAACTTCTGCCGAATTTAATATCGTAACAAGTAGAGAGGCTATTCCTACCGCCGAATATTTGCAAACCAAATTTAATATGCCTTACATTTATTTTAGGCCTTATGGCTTTGATAATACCATAAAGAGTTTGCAAGAAGTAGCGGAAAAGTTCTCTTTACAAATAAATCACGACTTTTTAAGGCGAGAAAAAAATAAATATTTTAATATTTATGAACAAATTAAAAATATTATTAAATTTGTGGGCAAGGAAATCAGCGTATACGCTAAGTACGACATAGCTTACGGCATTTCTAAATTTTTAGAAGAAGAACTTTGCGCAAAAGTTGAGAAATTGACCGACAAAGAGAATACTACGGCGTATTGTAGTTACGACGAATATATAGTTACTCACAAAGATTATTCGGGCATAATATTTACTAACGACCAAGTCTTAAAATTATTAGGCAAAGATAGGCGTTTGCAAGTTGACAACCCTGTCTACGCTTATAAAATGCTTAGCCCGTATTCGTTGCCCCTAGTATCCTTTTCGGGGGCTTGTCACATTTGCCAACTTATTTCTGCCGAACTAATCGGCGATAGATTTTAATTAAAAAGGTATACCTCCCTTTTTTATTGATAGAAGCGTCCTACTAAGTTGTAGGACGCTTCTATCAATTATATTAAAATTAAATTTTAGTTTTAGCTTAGTTTTCTTTTAAGCTTTCTAGTTCGTGAGCTTTTTTTAGGTCTTTTTCTACGCCTACGCCATTTTTGTAACAGTCGATTAAGCAATCT
The sequence above is a segment of the Clostridia bacterium genome. Coding sequences within it:
- a CDS encoding nitrogenase component 1; protein product: MPVEKYISPITARMAVYENLINLVNCAVVDYSTMGHGLYNYGYIPRLTSSCASIKAFMTHISETDIILGSTKKLYSAIDELTKNYNFDAIFIMPSAIASVIGFDLAGVARDLSAKFNKIIISFDVGLSLDYYQGNQVASLKLIEQFSKPSCDKKKNYYNLLGGFVNEFNYEADTREIVDLLHNALFLEPNFVYNGENTIENFSNITSAEFNIVTSREAIPTAEYLQTKFNMPYIYFRPYGFDNTIKSLQEVAEKFSLQINHDFLRREKNKYFNIYEQIKNIIKFVGKEISVYAKYDIAYGISKFLEEELCAKVEKLTDKENTTAYCSYDEYIVTHKDYSGIIFTNDQVLKLLGKDRRLQVDNPVYAYKMLSPYSLPLVSFSGACHICQLISAELIGDRF
- a CDS encoding nitrogenase component 1, producing MDIITYNSKKLKKEAILSSNAMDVGCHCPMDYVLEEALNFDMLDTLIVGIGECAFYSKLITSEYGQQHWSYRLADNDLVFGCEKQIKQCVTEMLANTSNDLLILVTCIPNIANLDIEGYIRELNQDKRIYILATPHFKGFSPFDSILDLYSLLLSRQVRTSTRDAVAVWGENKSIVCKFKQEHIVGQTTIARLGELLECQRHIVFERRYLRGVKDYCDKYNLPLYNFVGLEVADVYSTYYKELGVKDVSAKARQLEEQIKLKPKKVAIKARHGVEIAKYLANFGIKTTLLIVDDFNVSNYEKISSYDNDIMIVKDYSVKFEQIKNCEYDAELDFTKVEEELFNKYGCELTSSLCEFALETL
- a CDS encoding nitrogenase iron protein NifH — protein: MKKIAFYGKGGIGKSTTVSNIAVALTKLGYRVMQIGCDPKSDSTVNHNNGQRIPTVLDAMRDSDTVLLENIVKVADNGVICVEAGGPVPGTGCAGRGIIAAFEQLQALSAYEVYKPDFILYDVLGDVVCGGFAMPIRNGFADEVYIVTSGEMMSLYAANNIANAVKNFGKYGYAMLKGVILNCKNVEDEYELTKKACDEMETTIVYTVPRSSAVQSAENQHKTVIEAFPDSEMYNTYIGLAKKLI